The window AGTGTCTTAATTGACTCCTGAGTAGTTGTCCAGAAATTCTTTGCTTTCAGTTGTCGGTAGACGAATAGACCAACGAATAAGGTGTACACGACAGCAACCGCGCCTGCCTCGTTTGGCGTGAATACACCTCCATAAATACCCCCCAGTACAATTAGAGGACAGCCCAAGGCGGGTAACGCTAGCCAGGTGGCTATACTAACCTCTTTTACCGAGCCTTTAAGCGTGGTTGGTAGTGCATCAACTTCGCTAGTTGGGTGCATATACCTGAGGCAAATAAAGTTATTTAGCACCATATAGCCCCCGGCAAGCAGAAGCCCGGGGAAAACAGTGGACAGAAAAACGGCCGCCACTGACTGCTGGGCAACAAGACAGTAAATCAGCACCGGGACACTGGGCGGTATCAGGTATCCCAGGAAACTGGAGGAACACAGCACGGCAGTAGTATACCTTCGCTCGTATCCGAACTTTTCCAGCCGGGGGACCAACATCGGAATCAAAGTGGCGATGCAAGGCACCGACGAACCAGTCAAGGCACTTAAAAATAGGGTGGCGACGATACCAACATCTACCATTCCACCCTTGAGCCTGCCCACTAAAGCATGGGCAAGGCGAATGAAACGGTCAGCAAGCCCGGCCTCACACATCAAACCACCGGCAAAGATAAAGAAGGCTATGGCCATAAGGATATAACTGTCTATCGCATGATAGGCGGTTCCGGCCAAAAATTTAAGGGGGCTGTCTATCAGAATTAGGGCTACTGCGGAACATCCTAAGAAAACCCAGCACAGAGGAAGCCCTATCAGTATTCCTAGGAAAAACAATATCAGCCCAACAGTGATTCCAAATTCCATTTATACCTTACTCCCTCCGAGACCTACCGAGGCAACTTCTTATCAGTTCGCTGATATCTCTTCGGGCGATAACCAGCAAGTGCAATAGTACGAAGGCTAAGGCGACAAACAGAGTAATCTGTAGCCAGCTGGTGTTGAACCAACGCACCAACGTGCCATATTCAGGGTATTTCATGGCCCGCAACATGAATT is drawn from Chloroflexota bacterium and contains these coding sequences:
- a CDS encoding TRAP transporter large permease — encoded protein: MEFGITVGLILFFLGILIGLPLCWVFLGCSAVALILIDSPLKFLAGTAYHAIDSYILMAIAFFIFAGGLMCEAGLADRFIRLAHALVGRLKGGMVDVGIVATLFLSALTGSSVPCIATLIPMLVPRLEKFGYERRYTTAVLCSSSFLGYLIPPSVPVLIYCLVAQQSVAAVFLSTVFPGLLLAGGYMVLNNFICLRYMHPTSEVDALPTTLKGSVKEVSIATWLALPALGCPLIVLGGIYGGVFTPNEAGAVAVVYTLFVGLFVYRQLKAKNFWTTTQESIKTLGMITLLLGFGTVFTRLLIREGVAQSLADFMIGAFQSKYLVLFMMNILLLIAGMFIDGIPILIIVVPLVMPLVEGIGVNLVQLGAIIVVNVGLGVVTPPYAISIFVGSRLSGVPYDQLVRPMMLFLFIVGLPVLFLTTYIPWLSCWLPTLAVGPKIVGPW